The Solanum dulcamara chromosome 6, daSolDulc1.2, whole genome shotgun sequence genome contains the following window.
TGGGCTACAATCTGATTTAAATGTGGGCttttttcaaaagataaaaagtTGGGGAAAATAATACTTATAcccaaaaagagaaaatatttagTAAAACCTACGTAAATCACACAGTGTAAAGAGCTAATTATCATTCTTCTTTATCCCTTTTCAATTTACAGAAATTCCTTAAAAATAAGATAatccaaataaattaattcaggAATCTGGATACATTAATTAAGATTTTATGTATCAGAAGGTAACATTTAAAGTATGATACATTGAACatagagataatttatgaatcaaaattaatgtacctggattactgaattaatgtatcctgatggaaagaaaagatttttaaatttttttcaaatggATGGGAATAATGgaaaatatggtaaataaaAAAGTGTAATTATCCTCCCTAAAacccacgttgtggaatttcactgggttgttgttgttgtaaaaaagtgtaattatgtaattttttcaaatacttATCCTTAAATGTCCTATTACTTTTAtacctctttttattttaaaatgacataaatttattttaaaattcacgcGCTAACACTATGCTGACGTCAATGCCCATTTTACATGATACTGATAggatatcaatataccgatggagtatcatGGAAGATTAAACTTAATCCTATATTAGACCAATATGGTATCAATGTACCGATGAtgtatcacaaagaatatatttactaatttagagttttagaaataagattgtgattttaataattttctcttaattgttttatttttatttcttaaaaaaagagttcaatcctatatgataccgaaagagtatcaatataccgatggagtatcatAGAGAATTAAGTTCAATCCTAAATGATGCCGATATGGTAGATACCGATGGACTATCACGGAGGATTATTTCATATCAGTGATGCTGACGTCATGCAAGAAATTAAAAACGAAAAAGTGAAGTAAGaggataaatagtttgggttatgaGTCTATTAAGGGTAATAGTTTGGGTTGGGTtcaatttgaataaattatttcacaatTGAGTCtgttttgtgtatttttcccaaaaaatattaaatgagcCCCATGGGCTAATGGATGTTGGCCCATTGGAGGGCTACATTCTGATTTAATTTTGGGCTAGGATTCATGATCCAAGTGAAGAGACTTGTTCCTTGTTGAGATTCCCTTTAAGGGAGATTGGGAGAATTGTTACAACAATATATCGGTGAAATTTCATAAGTGGAGTATGGGAAGGATAGAGTATACGTATATCTTATTTGTATCTCGTAAAAGTAGAGAGATTATTTTTAGAGAATCGTTAAGGAACCAATATTTACTAGTTAATTAGTTCTATAGAAGAGGTTCCTTGAGAAATGAAACTACTCTGGAGTCGAGGCGTAATTGCTTTAAAATCTCATGGTCGTCTTATAGGAAATAGATAATTCATTATTGGAGAGACATTTAGCGACTAAATTTATACTCTGAGGCAGAACTTGTGTGTTCAGAAATAAGTTTATTGTATGAACTTGTTAAATCACAATGTTTTGAAACTAAACTTGTATATGCACAAGGCAAAACTTGTGCCTAGTGAATTATTTTTAACTTGAAAACTTTGTTTGCCTTgcgattttttttaatattatttttttaaaaaatttgggGTACCTTTATCGGTTCTTTTACTACTTAAAGTACTGAAGGATAAAATTAAAGACATGAATTTGAgaggtaaaaataaaaaaccacGTCAAAATAAAGTGGAGTAGAAGTTAGCCCATTTGTACAAAGCATTGGTTCATATTTCAAGCAGATGTACAAAACATATCAAAGCCAGAAAATATGATTAAATTatatgtattcttactttaataTTTCTTCAAATGAAATAGCAAAATAATAATAGTGACAATCACTAAAAAAATCTCTGTGTTTTAATTTAGCTTTAAATTGTATACATTAGAAGTTCATTACATATATAACAAATGAATGATTCTTCCTATATCTTAAagggtaaaaaaaaaacattcacaCCTTGTATAACACAAAGCAATACCttacatcaaatatttttttaaattcaaataaaaaatgaagtATGATAATAATATTCTTTTCTTTCCCCTTTTTTCCCTTTggtaaaataaagtcatattgCATTTAATTTATTGTGTGTTACACCCCAATCGACTCCTATATTCCAAGAACACTTGTGCAGCACCATAGTGTGACAATGCACCTAAAATCACAAATACATGAAATATTTGATGACTATGACCAGCTAGGTCAAAAAATCCAGGTCTCCATCTCTCCGGGATTCGTGTAATGTAAAACATAGTTCCGATTAAATAAGACAACGCCATGGCTAACTCGTACGCTAGCGTGATGTTTCTTTCAGGTTCGTTCCAGTTCAGTATTACTGCATGGACAGCAGGTATCAAGCCGAAGAATCCCATGGACATGAACAGAATAGCACGGAATGATCGATACTTCCCGGTCGAAAACACGGGGGATAGGAGGGTGATGATGGTGCAAATTCCCATGATTGTGATCCCACTTAGGTACACAATTTGCCAATGTGGTGAACATTGAAAAATGTAGTAAATTGGTGGAAAGAATGAGGTGATTATCATGACTGTGATTCCAACATAGTCCAATCTCAACAAGATGATGTTTAGCTTGTGGGAATGGCAACAAAATAGGTGACAAATGCTACTTGAAAGTAGACAAAACATTGAACCAACTAAGAATACATAAAATGGCCATGTTGTTTCACTTTGTAACCTCTTTGTTGACATCACGTCATTCAATTGTAAGTGTTGGTCCTGCTTCAAATCAATTAGTCTAGATGGACcctgaaagaaaaaaagggttTATGTTAGGAGAAGTTATACATTTGTAATATTTATAGTTCATTAGCCAATATACATATAGTATACACTAATAATACATGTGTTACACATCTATCGGGTTTTTTTGGGGTGAAAAGCCAATTAAGTCAATTTTCCTGACTTTTGTTTAACACATTGGACATTTGgccaaaaataattatagacACTAGCCAAATAAGACAGTCGTATAAAGTACATATGTACTATACAAAAGCTATacgataaatatatataaaatatgtattttatacATTTATTTACGAAGAATATACATGTGTGGGGCTATTATTTTGCCATGGGGTAAATGTGTAACTTAACATGTTATAATTAacttgttatttattttattcatgtttcatagaattgaagaaaatgtaacttttttttttgaagaatatGAAAAGTGACTCACTTGGAAAAATTCCTTTGAATTATTAGATACATTTGCATCACCACTCCCTTGAAAGTTCCTACAAGAtagaatcaaaatttaatacATTAATTATACAATAACGGGATGGTAAGATATATGTagatattattcttattttttgagATAAAGATGTTGTTTTCGATATACTTTCGATTCAAAAAAGGTGAAATAAGCaagattgaaaagaaaataacgATAACAAAATAGCAAGATGAACAAGACAAATAAATAAGCTGTATATATTAGTAAgaatagaaggaaaaaaatactATGGAATACTAACTAAAATTACTAAAAGTACGATAACACTCCATTACCTACTATTAcctccgtcccatattagatgggcatcttactaaaaatgtttgtcccatattacttgatcacttgctaaatcaagatagaattaattaaatttttcttattttatccctacaattaatatgaccttttgaatgtaaacaatttccaatactaattttttttatactttatgtatattgcattgatataaataaaggataaaatggtaaagtcttccaatgtattaatgatttcttaatcaCCTGTAAAGTTGGAAGTGCTCATCGAATATGGGATGGAGGTAGTACCCTTCTACCCTGATTCTCGACTTCTATATCCTAATCTTAATTACAACAAAATTAAACAATTCTTTTTTGGATTGATATAAATTCCCAAAATTTGTTGGAGGTTGGGACTTATGGCAACGACTTTAATGAATCACATAcctataaattattattttttatatacaaataaaaagggacGTATTTATGGAATGTAGTTGGAAGTTTGATGGCCAACAACGCCATAAAAGCATATGCTAATAAATTTAACTACTATTCAATCAACCAACTTTTtagatatttattaaaatggaCCCCTTTAAAAGTGTCTTTTTAGCTGTCACTAGGTATTATTATCTCTGGAAATAATTCagctctttttaaaaaataaaataaaataattaaaatttgactTCGTACTTGTTTTGAAATTCAATAGTAGAAAATAAGAGACTTATGATTTTGCTGGAAAattagcaacaacaacaacaaaaaaagattttatagGTTAGGTGACCTAACTCTATTTTATCTTGCCTCAAagtaatattaaaaattaaaaatttatctcTTTTAAGTTACTTTAGAAATAAAGAGTTTTCGGATTATGAGATACAAATATAAAATCGTCTTTATTATATATGGAGCATTTTAttctaatataaaattttcaacaaaaaaataaatctaaatcACGTCTCAATACCAAATTTAAGTGACTTACCAAATAAACATAGTCATGAAATCAGAGAGTTGAGGCACTTGCACTATATTTGATAGTGTTAATGCCACAAATAGAATAAATCCAAGTAAATGCCTGcaaaatagaattaaaaaaaagtttaactTTCTCTAAACTaggagaaataaataaataaataatttacctCTAACAAATCCAATTTTAAGATTTAACCAATTACAagaaaagagcaaaagaatttaACTTCTTAACACatgttttttcaaattttatactaTTAGATCACTTTATAATAAAAGTTATAAGTAACCATCATCTAAACGATAACTAGCACAAAATAAAGTAGATTACCTATTAACAACATATATTAATATACACTGACAGATGGGTAGTATAAAATTCTTTTTCCTGACTAtaatacactactaaaaaaaacgTGAATTTCCGAAggttgtatttttaaaataaggGGTTAAAAATATGAAACATATGAAGAAGGTAAAAGAGGTTTaatatctactatatatatacataaaaataattctaatCATATATAAACAATGTACGTTCAGATGACCCCTCGATCCTACCTAGCTCCGCCCTTAAATAGAACTTAATAGTTTTGGTGCAAAAATCCACTTTATAACATGTACAACTAATTTATCAAGAACCTAGTAAGCTGTGttttttaaaattcagaaaCTCAAAGTTTTAGCTTGTGTCGTCAGAAATAGGAAAATTCCATTGAAAATATTTTCGATGAGCGACGGAATTCGacgattttttttcttaaaaaaaataaaaagagagatAAAGATAAAATACTTACGTCCAAACATTAAGAGTTTCATTATGCCAACGAAAAATGCTTAAAAGAGCTTGTTTAATAGGCCAATTAACTCTATAATAATTGAGAATAAACTCATTATCCTTCATATATCCTGGCAATTCTTCATAACAAACCAAAGggtaattattataattattattattattattataatttccccctttgtttgttgttttctCAATATTCTTCTTGCAACTTTTGTTTTTCTGATTTTCCTTTTCTTGattcatattttttctcttccaaacaGACCCTTTGGAGGTTTTGATCATTCCTTCTTTAATCAATGTGGAATtgtagagaaagaaaagaaaaattatttgttttcttttgtttttttggaGGTGTGTTTGGTTGAGTAATAAGTGAAGGTTTTTAGGGTTATGTTAGAAAATATGAGGAGgagaatagagtatttatagagttttttttttgacttctaAGACTTTTAATAGTTAGGTCATCAATAACTTCTTCaacatttttaaaaactttttggTACACGTGGCatctaaatttccaatttaATTGGTGACTTGTTATATTATTAGTTTTTTctgatttattttaattgtcatttttttcatgcctcttaagaaaataataactaaaaggGTAATTTGATTGAATTATCcttaattattctattttactCGTCCActatagttaaaaataaatatttattttaaaatactaaaaaataatttaccaCTTTTAGTTTAAAATTTACCCTTATTATTAATTGTTAGTATATAAATAATTGTTATTTCCTCgggttatttttatttattataataaataacgtatcttattttaaacttttatatctcatattttaacaaaatttatttatcgataTATACACGTATTGTGCTTCGAGCAACCTACCTAAAATAAATGTGGAGAATATTAGCTGATCATAATTACAAGTCAAGTAGAAATTATTATCTTTATATAACGGTTGTTAATTAATTTGTTACACGTAAGGATAATGGTTGCTAAGATGAAAAGATTACTCTTTGAGTAGCTAAAAAGTCATAACAAACGTTTAAGCAATTTTACGGCCGCATACAGAGTCATCTTTGTTACggagcattttattttttaatgtaaaaCTTTTCGGTATAAATTCCAATTTAATCAGGCTTCAATGTGGGTACCAGACATTGAAtggaaaatcaaaagaaaaaataaaaattcatccTTTTTAGGATAATGGTACTCTCTTTGTCTTAAATTATTTGTCGTGAATTTTCATTTTCAAGAacaattaatataataataatcaaaaaaaaagaaaaaaattatcttaaatttttaaaataataaataatttgagacaACTAATTTAAAAATCACAATAGATAATTTGAAACAAAGagaatatttttccttttgtgGAAAAACATACTTTTATAATTATTAGGAACAAAACAGTCCCTCCTCGATATTGGTGCATTCTTATAATTATGTGacttaacaaaaatattaaagaaacaaacgttaaaattaatataatcgTGAAATTTATCTTAACTTGTGACACTCGATTAGTGCCAAGTAAATTGGAACGGAAAAAATACCACTAAATCACAAGTATAATCATCATTTACCACGCAATGCATCCTCCAAATCCAAATGTATTTTTTATGCATAGGTATAAATACttgaagtatttttttttatattgttagGTCGGATCAACTTCCACATATCTTAGTTATTTTATCGAGTTTGTACTTCTCAGCAATATACAGTGGGCTGAGTCATTTTTATCAAAGGAGTGTCAATTAACATCCCTATGTTAAAAAAATacgtttgaatttttttaactttttcgtatatttatttttattacatatTTTGACTTTCTTAGTAAAAATTTTAGATATGTCAATATCGATATATTTATAAACTACTTTCAATGAAATAATGTTCACATGTTGAGTGTCCACCTAGTACTTTGAAtatgaacatatatatatatatatatatatttaaaagagTGGGAAATGAGCAATGAGTAGATGAAAATTTTCCTACCAATTTTGGTTGAGGAAGCTAAGCTAATTTTTAGCTTCAATTTTCCTTTACTCAATTTATAGTCTGAAGTGCTTGGAATATGCTTCTTTAGGCAACATTGAAAAGTATAATATTGTGAAACTTGTACATATTATAGCAAACAATGATTAGGGATTAATTAGTAACTTTTGGTTccttaattattaataaattcTAACATTTAATATTTGTGGTATTTGAAAGcacatattttaattaattaaaaattaaatatattaaatcatATATTACAAGAATCAAAATCAGAATTTATCAATAACTACGTACGAAACTAAGGGTTTATTTGGTTGGGGAACAGTTTATTTCGGGATTAATTATCCTATCCTTATGTGGGATAAAAATAACACTACAATCCTAGGATAACAAAttccaaaataatttattatacaatTTTATCCAATCAACCGTAGGATAAATTCATTCTAAAATTAAtctcaaaattaattatttctttatctcTCGTATCAAACAAACCCTAAAAGTGACATTATCCATAAATCCTAATGATTAGCTAAGCAATTAGGCAAAACTATCTTGCTTGGTGAGGACAAGTGGCCAACAATTTTGCTTAATATCTTTCTTTTGTTGCCCTTAAGAAACTTCAAAAGCTTaacctaaattattattttttaaacaagtGGAAATTGTTATCATCAAATTTACACATTCATAAGGTTTAAATTTGTGTTAATGTTACCAAATTATTacagtaatttttttaaaacaaaaaggCCAGTCAACTTTACTTAAATAGTATATTGCAAAAGTCACTAAACTATTATTAGTttgtaaacaaaaaaaaatcattttttatctAATCATCATCGATTCTTTGATCGCTccgaaaaaaatataaagtactcaaaaatgaTCTAAGTAATTGAATAGCAGAATTACTATGACTTTAGCCCTTGGAAAGTTTACCAAGTAATTTCTCtccattcatattttttttctttccaattttGGTCTCAATACTGATTATAGATACGAACAAATCACTCAAAGTGtagattttaaattttctttttaatgaaatatagTAATAGGTAACTCTATAGACTAAGTATCTCACATTCACGCATAAttcgaaaagaaaaaaaaaaagagaggctaCATCCCTAAGAAAATGTATGCTTGATCTTATGACCTTATTACTCTCTAAAAAGGGCTAATGCAGGATAAATTCTGCATACATATTaacctcttcaaattcaatttatgtgatCACACTaaatatattgtataataaaataatgttgAGAAAATGGTTAAAGTACAAAAAGTG
Protein-coding sequences here:
- the LOC129891421 gene encoding heptahelical transmembrane protein 1-like, encoding MIKTSKGSVWKRKNMNQEKENQKNKSCKKNIEKTTNKGGNYNNNNNNYNNYPLVCYEELPGYMKDNEFILNYYRVNWPIKQALLSIFRWHNETLNVWTHLLGFILFVALTLSNIVQVPQLSDFMTMFIWNFQGSGDANVSNNSKEFFQGPSRLIDLKQDQHLQLNDVMSTKRLQSETTWPFYVFLVGSMFCLLSSSICHLFCCHSHKLNIILLRLDYVGITVMIITSFFPPIYYIFQCSPHWQIVYLSGITIMGICTIITLLSPVFSTGKYRSFRAILFMSMGFFGLIPAVHAVILNWNEPERNITLAYELAMALSYLIGTMFYITRIPERWRPGFFDLAGHSHQIFHVFVILGALSHYGAAQVFLEYRSRLGCNTQ